A window from Eretmochelys imbricata isolate rEreImb1 chromosome 23, rEreImb1.hap1, whole genome shotgun sequence encodes these proteins:
- the PPP6R1 gene encoding serine/threonine-protein phosphatase 6 regulatory subunit 1 isoform X1, which translates to MFWKFDLHSSSHIETLLERADLTLRELLDEDDVLQECKVVNRRLLDFLVQPQHMEALVTCVTEEPPAELDERLRYKYPSVSCEILTSDVSPITDALGEDEGLLRRLYGFLQGHGVLNPLLASFFSKVMGILINRKTDQIVAFLRKKDDFVSLLLRHIGTSAIMDLLLRLLTCVEQPALRQDVFNWLNEEKIVQRLIEMIHPSKDDNQHSNASQSLCDIIRLSREQMMQIQDSPEPDQLLATLEKQETVEQLLGNMLADERDESVIVSGIQVLLTLLEPRRARSEAGGMGSFYCPLEGQLELGPLGSDGSTCQASPSTLLALRGYLRDFHQLLIEPPKRPALPMSWGLLDPPLGNTRLQVVKLLGSALGAGDAGLQEELLALGALGTMLDLYFKYTYNNFLHAQLEACLSTLLRAGAPPEDSQPPPDSPVVKHLLQKCHLVQRILSAWEENEQTQAAGGRRRGYMGHLTRIANALAQSSEKGPHVALVGQLLKELPEEEQERWEKFVSGPLAETNKKNVVDLVNMHNLHSSSDDEENDLKEFNFPQEAVLQQAFVDYQMQQVTSAFIDHFGFNDEEFGEQEESVNAHFRQLKSAPFDRTGSLSFSLSADDDSPNSNLFEVCYKERIQQFDDDDSDGEDAWQEKDLGYSGGGAQPAGPRSCGSTDSEGSRDSEEEGEEEDAGGGVEGGGGGGEAEGASPDPLPAEPPALPPDSAGVDTGVAAWDRPGLDASRPPTEGSWALFTDTPSVQTSSAQGPHPQEPTRSNVSSVGAAPPEPPRAGSPCESSEPALNGQSARLPGPAAARPNTEGAPLSTSDVNQRLPGAADAPKAENGSPQRQQQPAAR; encoded by the exons ATGTTCTGGAAGTTCGACCTGCACTCCAGCTCGCACATCGAGACGCTGCTGGAACGCGCCGACCTGACGCTGCGGGAGCTGTTGGACGAGGACGATGTGCTGCAGGAGTGCAAGGTGGTGAACCGCCGGCTGCTGGACTTCCTGGTGCAGCCGCAGCACATGGAGGCGCTGGTGACCTGCGTGACCGAGGAGCCCCCCGCCGAGCTGGACGAGCGGCTGCGGTACAA GTACCCCAGTGTGTCGTGCGAGATCCTGACATCGGACGTGAGCCCCATCACAGATGCGCTGGGCGAGGATGAGGGCCTGCTGCGGCGTCTCTACGGCTTCCTGCAGGGACACGGGGTCCTCAATCCGCTGCTGGCCAGCTTCTTCAGCAAGGTCATGGGCATCCTCATCAACCGCAAGACAGACCAG ATTGTGGCCTTCCTGCGCAAGAAGGACGATTTCGTCAGCCTGCTGCTGCGGCACATCGGCACCTCGGCCATCATGGACCTCCTGCTGCGCCTGCTAACCTGCGTGGAGCAGCCAGCGCTCCGCCAGGACGTCTTCAAC TGGCTGAACGAGGAGAAGATCGTGCAGAGGTTGATCGAGATGATTCACCCTTCGAAAGATGACAAT caaCATTCCAACGCCTCCCAGTCCCTGTGTGACATCATCCGCCTGAGCCGGGAGCAGATGATGCAGATCCAGGACAGCCCCGAACCCGACCAGCTGCTGGCCACGCTGGAGAA GCAGGAGACggtggagcagctgctggggaacATGCTGGCGGACGAGCGGGACGAGTCCGTCATCGTCAGCGGGATCCAGGTGCTGCTGACGCTGCTGGAGCCACGGCGAGCCAg GTCCGAGGCCGGGGGGATGGGCAGCTTTTACTGCCCTCTGGAAgggcagctggagctggggcctcTGGGCTCGGACGGTAGCACCTGCCAGGCCAGCCCCAGCACCCTGCTGGCCCTCAGAGGTTACCTCCGGGACTTCCACCAGCTGCTGATCGAACCCCCGAAG cggccGGCCCTGCCGATGTCGTGGGGGCTGCTGGACCCGCCGCTGGGGAACACGCGGCTGCAGGTGGTGAAGCTTCTGGGCAGCGCGCTGGGGGCCGGGGACGCcgggctgcaggaggagctgctggcttTGGGTGCCCTGGGCACCatgctg GACCTGTATTTCAAATACACCTACAACAATTTCCTGCATGCCCAGCTGGAGGCGTGTCTGAGCACCCTGCTGCGGGCCGGCGCCCCCCCCGAGGACTCGCAGCCCCCGCCAGACAGCCCCGTCGTCAAGCAT ctgctgcagaaatGCCACTTGGTGCAACGAATCCTGTCGGCCTGGGAGGAGAACGAGCAGACCCA GGCAGCTGGCGGCCGGCGGAGGGGGTACATGGGCCACCTGACGCGCATCGCCAACGCCCTCGCCCAGAGCTCCGAGAAGGGTCCTCACGTCGCCCTCGTGGGGCAGCTGCTGAAag agctgccggaggaggagcaggagcggTGGGAGAAATTCGTCTCAGGGCCCCTGGCAGAGACCAACAAGAAAAACGTGGTGGATCTG GTGAACATGCACAATCTGCACTCGTCCAGCGACGACGAGGAGAACGACCTGAAGGAGTTCAACTTCCCCCAGGAGGCCGTGCTGCAGCAG GCCTTCGTGGATTACCAGATGCAGCAGGTGACCTCGGCCTTCATCGACCACTTCGGCTTCAACGACGAGGAATtcggggagcaggaggagagtgTCAA CGCCCACTTCCGCCAGCTCAAGAG CGCCCCCTTCGACAGGACGGGCAGCCTGAGCTTCTCCCTGAGTGCCGATGACGACAGT cccaacTCCAACCTGTTCGAAGTCTGCTACAAGGAGCGGATCCAGCAGTTCGACGACGACGACTCGGACGGGGAGGACGCCTGGCAGGAGAAGGACCTGGGCTActctggggggggggcgcagccCGCAGGGCCTAG GAGCTGCGGCAGCACAGACAGCGAGGGGAGCCGGGACTCGGAGGAGGAGGGCGAGGAGGAAGACGCTGGCGGGGGCGTGGAGGGTGGAGGTGGCGGCGGCGAGGCTGAGG GTGCCAGCCCTGACCCgctgcctgcagagccccccgctctgccccccgaCAGCGCCGGGGTGGACACCGGAGTGGCCGCGTGGGACAGGCCCGGCTTGGACGCCTCCCGCCCCCCCACGGAAGGGAGCTGGGCCCTGTTTACAGACACCCCCTCAGTGCAAACCAG CTCTGCCCAGGGACCCCACCCTCAGGAACCGACACGTAGCAATGTATCTTCGGTGGGAG CAGCCCCCCCGGAGCCCCCCCGAGCGGGATCGCCCTGCGAGAGCAGTGAGCCGGCGCTGAATGGCCAATCGGCTcgcctgcccggccccgccgcAGCCAGGCCAAA cacgGAAGGGGCCCCCCTATCTACCTCTGATGTCAACCAGCGGCTCCCGGGGGCTGCAGACGCCCCGAAGGCGGAGAACGGCTCcccccagaggcagcagcagccggcagccag ataA
- the PPP6R1 gene encoding serine/threonine-protein phosphatase 6 regulatory subunit 1 isoform X2 — translation MFWKFDLHSSSHIETLLERADLTLRELLDEDDVLQECKVVNRRLLDFLVQPQHMEALVTCVTEEPPAELDERLRYKYPSVSCEILTSDVSPITDALGEDEGLLRRLYGFLQGHGVLNPLLASFFSKVMGILINRKTDQIVAFLRKKDDFVSLLLRHIGTSAIMDLLLRLLTCVEQPALRQDVFNWLNEEKIVQRLIEMIHPSKDDNQHSNASQSLCDIIRLSREQMMQIQDSPEPDQLLATLEKQETVEQLLGNMLADERDESVIVSGIQVLLTLLEPRRARSEAGGMGSFYCPLEGQLELGPLGSDGSTCQASPSTLLALRGYLRDFHQLLIEPPKRPALPMSWGLLDPPLGNTRLQVVKLLGSALGAGDAGLQEELLALGALGTMLDLYFKYTYNNFLHAQLEACLSTLLRAGAPPEDSQPPPDSPVVKHLLQKCHLVQRILSAWEENEQTQAAGGRRRGYMGHLTRIANALAQSSEKGPHVALVGQLLKELPEEEQERWEKFVSGPLAETNKKNVVDLVNMHNLHSSSDDEENDLKEFNFPQEAVLQQAFVDYQMQQVTSAFIDHFGFNDEEFGEQEESVNAHFRQLKSAPFDRTGSLSFSLSADDDSPNSNLFEVCYKERIQQFDDDDSDGEDAWQEKDLGYSGGGAQPAGPRSCGSTDSEGSRDSEEEGEEEDAGGGVEGGGGGGEAEGASPDPLPAEPPALPPDSAGVDTGVAAWDRPGLDASRPPTEGSWALFTDTPSVQTSSAQGPHPQEPTRSNVSSVGAPPEPPRAGSPCESSEPALNGQSARLPGPAAARPNTEGAPLSTSDVNQRLPGAADAPKAENGSPQRQQQPAAR, via the exons ATGTTCTGGAAGTTCGACCTGCACTCCAGCTCGCACATCGAGACGCTGCTGGAACGCGCCGACCTGACGCTGCGGGAGCTGTTGGACGAGGACGATGTGCTGCAGGAGTGCAAGGTGGTGAACCGCCGGCTGCTGGACTTCCTGGTGCAGCCGCAGCACATGGAGGCGCTGGTGACCTGCGTGACCGAGGAGCCCCCCGCCGAGCTGGACGAGCGGCTGCGGTACAA GTACCCCAGTGTGTCGTGCGAGATCCTGACATCGGACGTGAGCCCCATCACAGATGCGCTGGGCGAGGATGAGGGCCTGCTGCGGCGTCTCTACGGCTTCCTGCAGGGACACGGGGTCCTCAATCCGCTGCTGGCCAGCTTCTTCAGCAAGGTCATGGGCATCCTCATCAACCGCAAGACAGACCAG ATTGTGGCCTTCCTGCGCAAGAAGGACGATTTCGTCAGCCTGCTGCTGCGGCACATCGGCACCTCGGCCATCATGGACCTCCTGCTGCGCCTGCTAACCTGCGTGGAGCAGCCAGCGCTCCGCCAGGACGTCTTCAAC TGGCTGAACGAGGAGAAGATCGTGCAGAGGTTGATCGAGATGATTCACCCTTCGAAAGATGACAAT caaCATTCCAACGCCTCCCAGTCCCTGTGTGACATCATCCGCCTGAGCCGGGAGCAGATGATGCAGATCCAGGACAGCCCCGAACCCGACCAGCTGCTGGCCACGCTGGAGAA GCAGGAGACggtggagcagctgctggggaacATGCTGGCGGACGAGCGGGACGAGTCCGTCATCGTCAGCGGGATCCAGGTGCTGCTGACGCTGCTGGAGCCACGGCGAGCCAg GTCCGAGGCCGGGGGGATGGGCAGCTTTTACTGCCCTCTGGAAgggcagctggagctggggcctcTGGGCTCGGACGGTAGCACCTGCCAGGCCAGCCCCAGCACCCTGCTGGCCCTCAGAGGTTACCTCCGGGACTTCCACCAGCTGCTGATCGAACCCCCGAAG cggccGGCCCTGCCGATGTCGTGGGGGCTGCTGGACCCGCCGCTGGGGAACACGCGGCTGCAGGTGGTGAAGCTTCTGGGCAGCGCGCTGGGGGCCGGGGACGCcgggctgcaggaggagctgctggcttTGGGTGCCCTGGGCACCatgctg GACCTGTATTTCAAATACACCTACAACAATTTCCTGCATGCCCAGCTGGAGGCGTGTCTGAGCACCCTGCTGCGGGCCGGCGCCCCCCCCGAGGACTCGCAGCCCCCGCCAGACAGCCCCGTCGTCAAGCAT ctgctgcagaaatGCCACTTGGTGCAACGAATCCTGTCGGCCTGGGAGGAGAACGAGCAGACCCA GGCAGCTGGCGGCCGGCGGAGGGGGTACATGGGCCACCTGACGCGCATCGCCAACGCCCTCGCCCAGAGCTCCGAGAAGGGTCCTCACGTCGCCCTCGTGGGGCAGCTGCTGAAag agctgccggaggaggagcaggagcggTGGGAGAAATTCGTCTCAGGGCCCCTGGCAGAGACCAACAAGAAAAACGTGGTGGATCTG GTGAACATGCACAATCTGCACTCGTCCAGCGACGACGAGGAGAACGACCTGAAGGAGTTCAACTTCCCCCAGGAGGCCGTGCTGCAGCAG GCCTTCGTGGATTACCAGATGCAGCAGGTGACCTCGGCCTTCATCGACCACTTCGGCTTCAACGACGAGGAATtcggggagcaggaggagagtgTCAA CGCCCACTTCCGCCAGCTCAAGAG CGCCCCCTTCGACAGGACGGGCAGCCTGAGCTTCTCCCTGAGTGCCGATGACGACAGT cccaacTCCAACCTGTTCGAAGTCTGCTACAAGGAGCGGATCCAGCAGTTCGACGACGACGACTCGGACGGGGAGGACGCCTGGCAGGAGAAGGACCTGGGCTActctggggggggggcgcagccCGCAGGGCCTAG GAGCTGCGGCAGCACAGACAGCGAGGGGAGCCGGGACTCGGAGGAGGAGGGCGAGGAGGAAGACGCTGGCGGGGGCGTGGAGGGTGGAGGTGGCGGCGGCGAGGCTGAGG GTGCCAGCCCTGACCCgctgcctgcagagccccccgctctgccccccgaCAGCGCCGGGGTGGACACCGGAGTGGCCGCGTGGGACAGGCCCGGCTTGGACGCCTCCCGCCCCCCCACGGAAGGGAGCTGGGCCCTGTTTACAGACACCCCCTCAGTGCAAACCAG CTCTGCCCAGGGACCCCACCCTCAGGAACCGACACGTAGCAATGTATCTTCGGTGGGAG CCCCCCCGGAGCCCCCCCGAGCGGGATCGCCCTGCGAGAGCAGTGAGCCGGCGCTGAATGGCCAATCGGCTcgcctgcccggccccgccgcAGCCAGGCCAAA cacgGAAGGGGCCCCCCTATCTACCTCTGATGTCAACCAGCGGCTCCCGGGGGCTGCAGACGCCCCGAAGGCGGAGAACGGCTCcccccagaggcagcagcagccggcagccag ataA
- the PPP6R1 gene encoding serine/threonine-protein phosphatase 6 regulatory subunit 1 isoform X3, translating to MFWKFDLHSSSHIETLLERADLTLRELLDEDDVLQECKVVNRRLLDFLVQPQHMEALVTCVTEEPPAELDERLRYKYPSVSCEILTSDVSPITDALGEDEGLLRRLYGFLQGHGVLNPLLASFFSKVMGILINRKTDQIVAFLRKKDDFVSLLLRHIGTSAIMDLLLRLLTCVEQPALRQDVFNWLNEEKIVQRLIEMIHPSKDDNQHSNASQSLCDIIRLSREQMMQIQDSPEPDQLLATLEKQETVEQLLGNMLADERDESVIVSGIQVLLTLLEPRRARSEAGGMGSFYCPLEGQLELGPLGSDGSTCQASPSTLLALRGYLRDFHQLLIEPPKRPALPMSWGLLDPPLGNTRLQVVKLLGSALGAGDAGLQEELLALGALGTMLDLYFKYTYNNFLHAQLEACLSTLLRAGAPPEDSQPPPDSPVVKHLLQKCHLVQRILSAWEENEQTQAAGGRRRGYMGHLTRIANALAQSSEKGPHVALVGQLLKELPEEEQERWEKFVSGPLAETNKKNVVDLVNMHNLHSSSDDEENDLKEFNFPQEAVLQQAFVDYQMQQVTSAFIDHFGFNDEEFGEQEESVNAPFDRTGSLSFSLSADDDSPNSNLFEVCYKERIQQFDDDDSDGEDAWQEKDLGYSGGGAQPAGPRSCGSTDSEGSRDSEEEGEEEDAGGGVEGGGGGGEAEGASPDPLPAEPPALPPDSAGVDTGVAAWDRPGLDASRPPTEGSWALFTDTPSVQTSSAQGPHPQEPTRSNVSSVGAAPPEPPRAGSPCESSEPALNGQSARLPGPAAARPNTEGAPLSTSDVNQRLPGAADAPKAENGSPQRQQQPAAR from the exons ATGTTCTGGAAGTTCGACCTGCACTCCAGCTCGCACATCGAGACGCTGCTGGAACGCGCCGACCTGACGCTGCGGGAGCTGTTGGACGAGGACGATGTGCTGCAGGAGTGCAAGGTGGTGAACCGCCGGCTGCTGGACTTCCTGGTGCAGCCGCAGCACATGGAGGCGCTGGTGACCTGCGTGACCGAGGAGCCCCCCGCCGAGCTGGACGAGCGGCTGCGGTACAA GTACCCCAGTGTGTCGTGCGAGATCCTGACATCGGACGTGAGCCCCATCACAGATGCGCTGGGCGAGGATGAGGGCCTGCTGCGGCGTCTCTACGGCTTCCTGCAGGGACACGGGGTCCTCAATCCGCTGCTGGCCAGCTTCTTCAGCAAGGTCATGGGCATCCTCATCAACCGCAAGACAGACCAG ATTGTGGCCTTCCTGCGCAAGAAGGACGATTTCGTCAGCCTGCTGCTGCGGCACATCGGCACCTCGGCCATCATGGACCTCCTGCTGCGCCTGCTAACCTGCGTGGAGCAGCCAGCGCTCCGCCAGGACGTCTTCAAC TGGCTGAACGAGGAGAAGATCGTGCAGAGGTTGATCGAGATGATTCACCCTTCGAAAGATGACAAT caaCATTCCAACGCCTCCCAGTCCCTGTGTGACATCATCCGCCTGAGCCGGGAGCAGATGATGCAGATCCAGGACAGCCCCGAACCCGACCAGCTGCTGGCCACGCTGGAGAA GCAGGAGACggtggagcagctgctggggaacATGCTGGCGGACGAGCGGGACGAGTCCGTCATCGTCAGCGGGATCCAGGTGCTGCTGACGCTGCTGGAGCCACGGCGAGCCAg GTCCGAGGCCGGGGGGATGGGCAGCTTTTACTGCCCTCTGGAAgggcagctggagctggggcctcTGGGCTCGGACGGTAGCACCTGCCAGGCCAGCCCCAGCACCCTGCTGGCCCTCAGAGGTTACCTCCGGGACTTCCACCAGCTGCTGATCGAACCCCCGAAG cggccGGCCCTGCCGATGTCGTGGGGGCTGCTGGACCCGCCGCTGGGGAACACGCGGCTGCAGGTGGTGAAGCTTCTGGGCAGCGCGCTGGGGGCCGGGGACGCcgggctgcaggaggagctgctggcttTGGGTGCCCTGGGCACCatgctg GACCTGTATTTCAAATACACCTACAACAATTTCCTGCATGCCCAGCTGGAGGCGTGTCTGAGCACCCTGCTGCGGGCCGGCGCCCCCCCCGAGGACTCGCAGCCCCCGCCAGACAGCCCCGTCGTCAAGCAT ctgctgcagaaatGCCACTTGGTGCAACGAATCCTGTCGGCCTGGGAGGAGAACGAGCAGACCCA GGCAGCTGGCGGCCGGCGGAGGGGGTACATGGGCCACCTGACGCGCATCGCCAACGCCCTCGCCCAGAGCTCCGAGAAGGGTCCTCACGTCGCCCTCGTGGGGCAGCTGCTGAAag agctgccggaggaggagcaggagcggTGGGAGAAATTCGTCTCAGGGCCCCTGGCAGAGACCAACAAGAAAAACGTGGTGGATCTG GTGAACATGCACAATCTGCACTCGTCCAGCGACGACGAGGAGAACGACCTGAAGGAGTTCAACTTCCCCCAGGAGGCCGTGCTGCAGCAG GCCTTCGTGGATTACCAGATGCAGCAGGTGACCTCGGCCTTCATCGACCACTTCGGCTTCAACGACGAGGAATtcggggagcaggaggagagtgTCAA CGCCCCCTTCGACAGGACGGGCAGCCTGAGCTTCTCCCTGAGTGCCGATGACGACAGT cccaacTCCAACCTGTTCGAAGTCTGCTACAAGGAGCGGATCCAGCAGTTCGACGACGACGACTCGGACGGGGAGGACGCCTGGCAGGAGAAGGACCTGGGCTActctggggggggggcgcagccCGCAGGGCCTAG GAGCTGCGGCAGCACAGACAGCGAGGGGAGCCGGGACTCGGAGGAGGAGGGCGAGGAGGAAGACGCTGGCGGGGGCGTGGAGGGTGGAGGTGGCGGCGGCGAGGCTGAGG GTGCCAGCCCTGACCCgctgcctgcagagccccccgctctgccccccgaCAGCGCCGGGGTGGACACCGGAGTGGCCGCGTGGGACAGGCCCGGCTTGGACGCCTCCCGCCCCCCCACGGAAGGGAGCTGGGCCCTGTTTACAGACACCCCCTCAGTGCAAACCAG CTCTGCCCAGGGACCCCACCCTCAGGAACCGACACGTAGCAATGTATCTTCGGTGGGAG CAGCCCCCCCGGAGCCCCCCCGAGCGGGATCGCCCTGCGAGAGCAGTGAGCCGGCGCTGAATGGCCAATCGGCTcgcctgcccggccccgccgcAGCCAGGCCAAA cacgGAAGGGGCCCCCCTATCTACCTCTGATGTCAACCAGCGGCTCCCGGGGGCTGCAGACGCCCCGAAGGCGGAGAACGGCTCcccccagaggcagcagcagccggcagccag ataA
- the HSPBP1 gene encoding hsp70-binding protein 1 has product MAEGGAGGNQPPREHPQNLQGLLQMAITAGNAEPSQLEPMSDERRQWLQEAMAQAFRGQLEEVEQMKECLRVLEAVSPGGDGGETSEPAEGDPSRQASALELLAELCENLDNAADFCKLDGMRLLAHRYLEHPIPELRWRAAHLVGTCAQNVPKVQEQALALGCMRKLLRLLDHDGADAVRIKALFAISCLVRAQEGGLQQFLRLDGFSVLMRAMQSPVEKLKVKSAFLLQNLLLDHPEHKETLCSMGMVQQLVALIRSEHSPFHEHVLGALCSLVTDFPQGVRECREPQLALEELLRERCQLLQQQEEFQEELEFCERLQRVCFQTPPEDSSMDR; this is encoded by the exons ATGGCTGaagggggcgccggggggaatCAGCCGCCGCGCGAGCATCCGCAGAAcctgcaggggctgctgcagaTGGCCATCACCGCTGGCAACGCCGAGCCCAGCCAGCTGGAGCCCATGTCTGACGAG cggCGGCAGTGGTTGCAGGAAGCCATGGCCCAGGCGTTCAGGGGGCagctggaggaggtggagcagatgAAGGAGTGTTTGCGGGTGCTGGAGGCCGTGTCCCCTGGAGGGGACGGCGGGGAGACCTCGGAGCCGGCCGAGGGGGACCCCTCCCGCCAGGCCAGCGCGCTGGAGCTGCTGGCTGAGCTGTGCGAGAACTTGGACAACGCCGCAG atttctgcaaGCTGGACGGGATGCGGCTGCTGGCTCATCGCTACCTGGagcaccccatcccagagctgcgCTGGCGTGCTGCCCACCTCGTGGGCACTTGCGCCCAGAACGTGCCCaaggtgcaggagcaggccctgGCGCTGGGCTGCATGCGCAAGCTGCTGCGGCTGCTGGACCACGACGGGGCCGACGCGGTGCGCATCAAGGCGCTCTTTGCTATCTCCT GCCTGGTGCGCGCCCAGGAGGGGGGCCTGCAGCAGTTCCTGCGGCTGGACGGCTTCTCGGTGCTGATGCGCGCCATGCAGAGCCCTGTGGAGAAGCTCAAGGTCAAATCCGCCTTCCTGCTGCAGAACCTGCTGCTGGACCACCCGGAGCACAAAG AGACCCTGTGCTCCATGGGGATGGTGCAGCAGCTGGTGGCTCTGATCCGCTCTGAGCACAGCCCCTTCCATGAACACGTCCTGGGGGCCCTCTGCag CCTGGTGACGGATTTCCCCCAGGGGGTGCGGGAGTGCCGGGAGCCGCAGCTggcgctggaggagctgctgagggagcgctgccagctgctgcagcagcaggaggagttcCAG GAGGAGCTGGAGTTCTGCGAGCGGCTCCAGCGCGTCTGCTTTCAGACGCCCCCCGAGGACAGCAGCATGGATCGATGA